In a genomic window of Streptomyces koelreuteriae:
- a CDS encoding TetR/AcrR family transcriptional regulator, which yields MVESSRIAAEDGLRADARRNRERVLAAARAVFAEHGIDAPMATVARRAGVGVATLYRHFPTRDALVRGAFAQQMDTCVRALTEALAAPDPWQGFQQLIETVCALQREERGFPAAFVAAFPDSTSEHARSRRRAERDFTTLVRRAQASGALRADFHPSDLAVVLLAHCGLVTALPGDGAASRRLVAYLLQSFRADTADEPLPPPTALTLRSLPIAAVSPQRQRTPRA from the coding sequence ATGGTGGAATCCTCTCGGATCGCAGCCGAGGACGGGCTGCGGGCCGACGCCCGGCGCAACCGGGAGCGCGTCCTCGCCGCCGCCCGTGCGGTCTTCGCGGAACACGGCATCGACGCCCCGATGGCGACCGTGGCGCGTCGGGCCGGAGTCGGCGTGGCGACGCTGTACCGGCATTTCCCGACCCGCGACGCCCTGGTGCGGGGCGCGTTCGCGCAGCAGATGGACACCTGCGTGCGGGCGCTCACCGAGGCTCTGGCCGCTCCTGACCCGTGGCAGGGATTCCAGCAGCTGATCGAGACGGTCTGCGCACTGCAACGGGAGGAACGCGGGTTCCCTGCCGCGTTCGTCGCGGCCTTCCCGGACAGCACGTCGGAGCACGCGCGGTCCCGGCGACGAGCCGAGCGGGACTTCACCACCCTGGTACGCAGGGCTCAGGCGTCGGGCGCTCTGCGGGCCGATTTTCACCCTTCCGACCTCGCCGTGGTCCTGTTGGCACACTGCGGTCTGGTGACCGCCCTGCCGGGCGACGGTGCGGCCTCCCGGCGCCTGGTGGCCTACCTGCTCCAGTCGTTCCGCGCCGACACGGCCGACGAGCCACTGCCTCCACCGACCGCGCTGACACTGCGCAGTCTCCCGATCGCGGCTGTCAGCCCCCAGCGGCAGCGGACCCCCAGAGCCTGA
- a CDS encoding NAD(P)-dependent alcohol dehydrogenase gives MNDRMMKAVLYDRYGGPDVLYLGRVPRPEPAAGEVLVKVHAFSVNGGELAARAGRVRLVTGRKFPQRVGLDFTGEVAASGAGVTRLADGDRVWGVLGRTSGFGSAAEYVTVPAERIGRVPDGLDLVDAAALPVATTAVTALRDKAGLRPGERLLVRGAAGGVGNAAVQLGRAYGAEVTALARAANLDFVRGLGAHQAVDHRIARPGELDRFDVVLDTAGTELRAYRGLLNPGGRMVTIAFDLKRPAASLGYLAASTVHGHGRVRFFSGDPKRAHFDDLARHVVEGKLSPAVDTVFPLEETAAAHRALEAGGVQGKYVVRVA, from the coding sequence ATGAACGACCGCATGATGAAGGCAGTGCTCTACGACCGCTACGGCGGCCCCGATGTGCTGTACCTGGGCCGCGTGCCACGCCCCGAGCCGGCCGCCGGCGAGGTGCTGGTGAAGGTGCACGCCTTCAGTGTCAACGGCGGGGAACTGGCAGCCCGTGCCGGCCGCGTCCGCCTCGTGACCGGCCGGAAATTCCCCCAGCGTGTCGGCTTGGACTTCACCGGCGAGGTCGCCGCATCGGGTGCCGGAGTCACACGGCTTGCGGATGGCGACCGCGTATGGGGGGTCCTGGGCCGCACCTCCGGGTTCGGCAGCGCCGCCGAGTACGTGACCGTGCCTGCCGAGCGGATCGGCCGGGTCCCCGACGGACTGGATCTGGTGGACGCGGCCGCGCTGCCGGTGGCCACCACGGCCGTCACCGCCCTGCGGGACAAAGCCGGGCTGCGCCCCGGGGAACGACTCCTCGTCCGGGGCGCGGCGGGCGGCGTCGGCAATGCCGCCGTCCAGCTCGGACGGGCGTACGGCGCCGAGGTCACGGCCCTCGCCCGTGCGGCCAACCTCGACTTCGTCCGCGGGCTCGGCGCGCACCAGGCCGTCGACCACCGGATCGCGCGGCCTGGGGAACTGGACCGCTTCGACGTGGTGCTGGACACCGCGGGGACCGAACTACGGGCCTACCGCGGCCTGCTGAATCCCGGCGGACGCATGGTCACCATCGCCTTCGACCTGAAACGGCCCGCCGCGTCGCTCGGCTACCTCGCCGCCAGCACGGTGCACGGACACGGCCGGGTGCGCTTCTTCAGCGGCGACCCCAAGCGGGCGCACTTCGACGACCTCGCCCGCCATGTGGTCGAGGGCAAGCTGAGCCCCGCGGTGGACACGGTCTTCCCTCTGGAGGAGACCGCGGCGGCCCATCGGGCGCTGGAGGCGGGCGGCGTCCAGGGCAAGTACGTGGTCAGGGTCGCGTAG
- a CDS encoding lytic polysaccharide monooxygenase auxiliary activity family 9 protein, which yields MILTKEPGRLPMRRLTLPTRAKSLFLVMLSLLVTVPALGLVMTSGGEAEAHGTPMKPGSRTFLCWQDGLTDTGEIKPVNPACRSAQQTSGTTPFYNWFSVLRSDGAGRTRGFVPDGELCSGGNTNFTGFNTPSKDWPLTHLTSGATVDFSYNAWAAHPGWFYVYITKDGFDPAKTLTWNDMEERPFLSVDHPPLNGSPGTVEANYSWTGKLPANKSGRHIVYMVWQRSDSQETFYSCSDIVFDGGNGEVTGIKEPGNPSEPVPGTCTATRKTTGSWNGGYQSEVTVTNTGTVPMLGWMVDWNLPAGHKIESLWSGNATYNGQSVMVHNAGWNGSLAPGKSTTFGYTATAPGGDSTTSLPCRVG from the coding sequence ATGATCCTGACAAAAGAGCCCGGCAGGCTCCCGATGCGCCGATTAACGCTCCCCACCCGGGCCAAGTCCCTCTTCCTCGTCATGCTCTCCCTGCTCGTCACGGTCCCGGCCCTCGGTCTGGTCATGACGTCCGGTGGTGAGGCGGAGGCCCACGGCACGCCCATGAAGCCCGGCAGCCGTACCTTCCTGTGCTGGCAGGACGGTCTGACCGACACCGGCGAGATCAAGCCGGTCAACCCGGCCTGCCGGTCCGCCCAGCAGACCAGCGGCACCACGCCGTTCTACAACTGGTTCTCGGTGCTCCGCTCCGACGGCGCCGGCCGCACCCGGGGCTTCGTGCCGGACGGCGAGCTGTGCAGCGGCGGCAACACCAACTTCACCGGGTTCAACACCCCCAGCAAGGACTGGCCGCTCACCCATCTCACCTCGGGCGCGACGGTCGACTTCTCGTACAACGCCTGGGCGGCGCACCCGGGTTGGTTCTACGTCTACATCACCAAGGACGGCTTCGACCCGGCCAAGACGCTCACCTGGAACGACATGGAGGAACGGCCGTTCCTGAGCGTCGACCACCCGCCGCTGAACGGCTCCCCGGGCACGGTCGAGGCCAACTACTCCTGGACCGGCAAGCTCCCCGCCAACAAGTCGGGCCGCCACATCGTCTACATGGTCTGGCAGCGCTCCGACAGTCAGGAGACCTTCTACTCCTGCTCCGACATCGTCTTCGACGGCGGCAACGGCGAGGTGACCGGCATCAAGGAGCCGGGCAACCCCTCCGAGCCGGTGCCCGGCACCTGCACGGCCACCCGCAAGACGACCGGCAGCTGGAACGGCGGCTACCAGTCCGAGGTGACCGTCACCAACACCGGCACCGTCCCGATGCTCGGCTGGATGGTCGACTGGAACCTCCCGGCGGGCCACAAGATCGAGAGTTTGTGGAGCGGCAACGCGACCTACAACGGCCAGTCGGTGATGGTCCACAACGCCGGCTGGAACGGCTCCCTGGCTCCGGGCAAGAGCACGACCTTCGGCTATACCGCCACCGCTCCGGGCGGTGACAGTACGACGAGCCTGCCCTGCCGGGTGGGCTGA
- a CDS encoding LysR family transcriptional regulator: MRHPSIQQLQLFLLLAEELHFGRAARRAFMAQPTFSRHITVLEERLGVAVVDRTTRRVALSAAGEALVGRARAVVEAAEELRREAEKQANAASGRIVIGSLEAITAMDPVPAVLEELRENVPQVEVDVVRMGFDAGPAILRGEVDAAFLFLPVPDGVQTLALSGGPRCVAMADGHPLAARDALTLADLADEPRIGWSEQVPKVFRDFWSADPRPDGTPVLRTAHAIVDYESALPLIAMGQGIQLPPDATRWLYPRRGVSYVDVTDLPPWTAALGWLPGRRDEPLVAALRQAAQRVLRRG; this comes from the coding sequence GTGAGACATCCGAGCATCCAGCAGTTGCAGCTGTTTCTGCTCCTCGCCGAGGAGTTGCACTTCGGTCGGGCGGCGCGGCGGGCGTTCATGGCGCAGCCGACGTTCTCGCGGCACATCACCGTTCTGGAGGAGCGGTTGGGTGTCGCCGTGGTGGATCGGACGACGCGCAGGGTCGCTCTGAGCGCGGCGGGTGAGGCGCTCGTGGGGCGGGCCCGGGCCGTGGTGGAGGCGGCCGAGGAGCTGCGCCGCGAGGCGGAGAAGCAGGCCAACGCGGCCTCCGGCCGGATCGTGATCGGCTCGCTGGAGGCGATCACCGCGATGGACCCCGTCCCGGCCGTCCTGGAGGAACTGCGGGAGAACGTCCCGCAGGTGGAGGTCGACGTCGTACGCATGGGCTTCGACGCAGGACCGGCGATCCTGCGGGGCGAGGTCGACGCGGCGTTCCTGTTTCTGCCCGTGCCCGACGGCGTCCAGACGCTGGCCCTGTCCGGCGGGCCGCGCTGTGTGGCGATGGCCGACGGTCATCCGCTCGCCGCCCGGGACGCGCTGACCCTCGCGGACCTCGCCGACGAGCCCCGCATCGGCTGGTCGGAGCAGGTCCCGAAGGTGTTCCGGGACTTCTGGTCCGCCGACCCGCGACCGGACGGCACCCCCGTGCTGCGCACCGCGCACGCCATCGTCGACTACGAGAGCGCCCTGCCGCTGATCGCCATGGGGCAGGGCATCCAGTTGCCGCCGGACGCGACCCGCTGGCTCTACCCGCGCCGCGGAGTGTCGTACGTCGACGTCACCGACCTCCCACCCTGGACGGCCGCGCTGGGCTGGCTCCCGGGACGACGGGACGAGCCGCTCGTCGCCGCGCTGCGGCAGGCGGCACAGCGTGTTCTGCGCCGGGGCTAG
- a CDS encoding RidA family protein, with protein MSVTLVNPEGLPKPEVYRQLSVATGSKLVFLAGQVARDADGRPVGEGDFAAQVEQCYLNIATALAGIGGSFDDVAKLTVYVVDWSPEKMPLLGEGVGRAAAKLGIDPVKPITLLGVAALGEPDLLVEVEATAVIE; from the coding sequence ATGTCCGTGACGCTGGTCAATCCCGAGGGGTTGCCGAAGCCCGAGGTCTACCGGCAGTTGTCGGTCGCCACCGGATCGAAGCTGGTGTTCCTTGCGGGGCAGGTCGCCCGTGATGCCGACGGCCGCCCCGTGGGCGAGGGAGATTTCGCCGCCCAGGTCGAGCAGTGCTATCTCAACATCGCCACCGCGCTGGCCGGGATCGGTGGCTCCTTCGATGACGTGGCGAAGCTGACCGTCTACGTCGTCGACTGGAGTCCCGAGAAGATGCCGCTGCTGGGTGAGGGCGTGGGCCGGGCCGCAGCGAAGCTGGGCATCGATCCGGTCAAGCCGATCACCCTGCTGGGCGTTGCGGCGCTGGGGGAACCCGACCTTCTGGTCGAGGTCGAAGCCACCGCGGTCATCGAATAG
- a CDS encoding GNAT family N-acetyltransferase codes for MRPRVRPRTDGDVEECVRVLAAVHAGDGYPVNWPDQPGEWLSGGPLLGSWVAGLEGGLVGHVSLSRGGEDDLAPGLWSERNGATRSMTAVVSRLFVAPQARGHGIGALLIGRAVEEARHRGLHPVLDVVASDTAATALYERLGWELMATVEQRWSPDQTVAVRCYAAPL; via the coding sequence GTGCGCCCTCGGGTCCGGCCGAGGACCGATGGCGATGTCGAGGAGTGCGTACGGGTCCTCGCGGCGGTCCACGCGGGCGACGGCTATCCGGTCAACTGGCCCGATCAGCCCGGCGAGTGGCTGTCCGGCGGTCCGTTGCTGGGCTCCTGGGTCGCCGGACTCGAAGGCGGTCTGGTCGGGCATGTGAGTCTGTCGCGAGGCGGCGAAGACGATCTGGCGCCGGGGCTGTGGAGTGAGCGGAACGGGGCGACGCGGAGCATGACCGCCGTGGTCAGCAGGCTGTTCGTTGCCCCGCAGGCGAGGGGGCATGGGATCGGAGCGCTGCTGATCGGCCGGGCAGTGGAGGAGGCGCGGCATCGTGGCCTGCATCCGGTGCTCGACGTCGTCGCCTCCGACACCGCGGCGACGGCCCTGTACGAGCGGCTGGGCTGGGAGCTGATGGCCACGGTCGAGCAGCGGTGGAGTCCGGACCAGACGGTGGCCGTCCGCTGTTACGCGGCGCCCTTGTGA
- a CDS encoding TetR/AcrR family transcriptional regulator, which yields MARTKDPAVRSLLLDRAAQMLRTRQPVTLRTLVAGTGVSTMAVYTYFGGMDGLWKALRQEGFTRLAARLAAVKMSADPVRDLAALGAAYLANAMENPDLYRVMFDAGFDLEDTGAADETLHRLVRAIDRAKTSSRFRDEVDPLELATQSWLVGHGLASLVATGPLPHQALAHGVPMLTALFTSAGDEPDRCRQSVERGWGRMLPAGRVTNLSGQRT from the coding sequence ATGGCGAGGACGAAGGATCCAGCGGTCCGCTCTCTGCTGCTCGACCGGGCCGCACAGATGCTGCGGACGAGGCAACCGGTCACACTCCGCACCCTGGTCGCCGGAACCGGCGTGTCAACGATGGCCGTCTACACCTACTTCGGCGGCATGGACGGCCTGTGGAAAGCGTTGCGGCAGGAAGGCTTCACACGCCTGGCCGCCCGACTCGCGGCCGTCAAGATGTCCGCGGACCCGGTACGAGACCTCGCCGCCCTGGGCGCCGCCTACCTGGCCAATGCCATGGAGAACCCCGATCTCTACCGCGTCATGTTCGACGCGGGCTTCGACCTCGAAGACACCGGCGCCGCGGACGAAACACTGCACCGCCTCGTTCGCGCCATCGACCGGGCCAAGACCAGCAGTCGCTTCCGCGACGAGGTCGACCCGCTGGAGCTGGCGACACAAAGCTGGCTCGTCGGCCACGGCCTCGCCTCACTTGTCGCCACAGGACCCCTGCCGCACCAGGCGCTCGCTCACGGAGTGCCCATGCTGACCGCACTGTTCACCAGCGCAGGAGACGAACCTGACCGATGTCGCCAGTCGGTCGAGCGCGGCTGGGGCCGGATGCTCCCGGCCGGCCGCGTCACCAACCTGTCCGGACAGCGCACCTAG
- a CDS encoding aminoglycoside phosphotransferase family protein — protein sequence MTHTEIEITPELIRELLRDQHPDLADRPLRLGARGWDNQLWRLGDDLAVRLPWATGPVDALLRKEHTWLPELAPSLPLEIPVPQRLGEPSDRFPHTWIVTTWVQGAPADRAPATRAAESAEALAAFLTALHRPAPEGAPVGRSRGGPLSEHAEGFAHQLATATELGLVANPEAVRAILDDAVAAPDWTGPAVWIHADLHAANVLTADGTFCGVIDFGDLCAGDPACDLAAAWNLLPDGAADRFFDLYRPAADPATWRRARGWAVARALVCMIIGDAGVHGRLGGKATWGPPAEAALHRVLATADGL from the coding sequence ATGACCCACACCGAGATCGAGATCACGCCGGAACTGATCCGGGAGTTGCTGCGCGACCAGCACCCCGACCTGGCCGATCGCCCCCTGCGGCTCGGTGCGCGCGGCTGGGACAACCAGCTCTGGCGTCTCGGTGACGACCTGGCCGTGCGGCTGCCCTGGGCGACGGGGCCCGTGGACGCGCTGCTGCGCAAGGAGCACACCTGGCTCCCCGAACTCGCCCCGAGTCTGCCCCTGGAGATTCCGGTCCCGCAGCGCCTCGGTGAGCCCTCCGACCGTTTTCCGCACACCTGGATCGTCACCACCTGGGTGCAGGGCGCCCCCGCCGACCGCGCCCCCGCCACCCGTGCCGCGGAGTCGGCCGAGGCCCTGGCCGCCTTCCTGACGGCGCTGCACCGCCCCGCCCCCGAGGGCGCACCCGTGGGCCGGAGCCGAGGCGGGCCGTTGTCCGAGCACGCCGAGGGGTTCGCCCACCAACTCGCCACGGCCACGGAGCTGGGCCTGGTCGCGAACCCGGAGGCGGTCCGCGCGATCCTGGACGACGCCGTCGCGGCGCCCGACTGGACGGGCCCGGCGGTGTGGATCCACGCCGACCTGCACGCGGCCAACGTGCTCACCGCCGACGGCACCTTCTGCGGTGTGATCGACTTCGGCGATCTCTGCGCCGGTGACCCCGCCTGCGATCTCGCCGCCGCCTGGAACCTGCTGCCGGACGGCGCCGCCGACCGCTTCTTCGATCTCTACCGCCCGGCCGCCGACCCCGCGACCTGGCGCCGCGCCCGGGGCTGGGCCGTCGCGCGGGCCCTCGTCTGCATGATCATCGGGGACGCCGGGGTCCATGGCCGCCTCGGCGGCAAGGCGACGTGGGGCCCACCGGCCGAGGCCGCCCTGCACCGTGTCCTGGCCACGGCGGACGGCCTCTGA